One genomic segment of Cellulophaga sp. HaHaR_3_176 includes these proteins:
- a CDS encoding SdiA-regulated domain-containing protein — translation MKRIFSTSFYIFYTVFISLSCASPASNEPVENLAVVAENENSHFSFQYDLTSPEMVHELPAILDEISGLTVIDSAHVACLQDELGIIFIYDFVKDSIVFTHQFDSKGDFEGITFTGNSLYILRSDGRLSIFKNFDPFADNEQITHKQLSLESKDNEGLCFDTKNNCLLVSAKSKPINHDYKSERFIYKYDLIKEALSKSPAYKINIHEVKKACEKFNVEINTELNKKGKAKPFNFRPSAIAIHPNNELIFILSASDKLFLAMNRDKTILHIEKLDEKLFPKAEGISFLENGTLLISNEGDGKTPTILVFRQKE, via the coding sequence ATGAAAAGAATTTTCTCAACATCATTTTATATTTTCTATACAGTGTTCATTAGTTTGAGCTGTGCCAGTCCGGCTAGCAACGAACCGGTAGAAAACCTAGCAGTTGTTGCGGAAAACGAAAACAGTCACTTTTCATTTCAATATGATTTGACTTCACCCGAAATGGTGCACGAATTGCCCGCTATTCTTGATGAAATCTCTGGACTTACGGTAATTGACTCTGCTCATGTTGCTTGTTTACAAGACGAATTGGGGATTATTTTTATTTATGACTTCGTTAAAGACAGCATTGTTTTTACGCACCAATTCGATTCAAAAGGCGATTTTGAAGGCATCACTTTCACAGGGAATTCGCTATATATATTACGAAGTGACGGTCGTTTGAGCATTTTTAAAAACTTTGATCCTTTTGCTGATAATGAACAAATTACACATAAACAATTATCACTAGAAAGTAAAGACAATGAGGGTCTTTGTTTCGACACCAAAAACAACTGTTTATTAGTCTCAGCTAAGAGCAAACCTATAAACCACGATTATAAATCTGAAAGATTTATTTATAAATACGATCTAATAAAAGAAGCTTTATCTAAATCTCCCGCTTACAAAATAAATATACACGAAGTTAAAAAAGCTTGTGAAAAATTCAACGTAGAAATCAATACTGAATTAAATAAAAAGGGTAAGGCTAAACCGTTTAATTTTCGACCTTCAGCCATAGCGATACATCCTAATAATGAACTCATTTTCATTTTATCCGCCTCTGATAAATTATTCCTGGCAATGAACAGAGATAAAACTATTTTACACATAGAAAAATTAGATGAAAAGTTATTCCCAAAAGCAGAAGGTATTTCATTTTTAGAAAACGGAACTTTATTAATTTCCAACGAAGGAGATGGAAAAACACCCACAATTTTGGTGTTTCGGCAAAAAGAATAA
- a CDS encoding PepSY-like domain-containing protein — MKKQILIFGAVISIVSTLQAQDIPQSQVPSVILNEFNKQFPKATDLEWEMDGNLYNADFEISWNIDHEVWYNTEGKMVKHKEDISKSELPKAVNNRIQADFSDYSIDDLERITDNGKVVFKMELNALTQTDWDIVIDSEGKVISKIVD, encoded by the coding sequence ATGAAAAAACAAATTTTAATTTTTGGTGCCGTAATATCTATCGTTTCAACTCTGCAAGCACAAGATATTCCACAAAGTCAAGTTCCTTCGGTTATTCTAAACGAGTTTAACAAGCAGTTTCCAAAAGCTACAGATTTAGAATGGGAAATGGATGGAAATTTATACAATGCTGATTTCGAAATTAGTTGGAACATAGACCACGAAGTATGGTACAATACTGAAGGAAAAATGGTGAAGCACAAGGAAGATATTTCTAAAAGTGAATTACCCAAAGCTGTGAACAACAGAATACAAGCAGATTTTAGTGATTATTCAATAGATGACTTAGAACGCATAACCGACAACGGAAAAGTAGTCTTCAAAATGGAGCTTAACGCACTAACTCAAACCGATTGGGATATTGTGATAGATTCAGAAGGTAAAGTAATAAGTAAAATAGTCGACTAA
- a CDS encoding DUF2490 domain-containing protein yields MLRTFFTILLGILLSTKCLAQISPPGLGKANTAFWFAIGLNQNINKKDNISSTTYFGLGRISRPDNYNLFNKQALYVINEEIAHRFKKNWKYSFALSYRWQNKYKATPPYEFDVPKARQELRFYSRFSYLNSFRRLNYSFSYRPEIRFFYNPDFSTTTKNTQFRSRLRGKVSFNLNSLNTHKIITTTELLFSTTHMSHWSKFEYQEVRFCLYYSVLFPKQKIELNIGYMNDLIGKSFITDVNYLAFDIVIKNPFEK; encoded by the coding sequence ATGCTAAGAACTTTCTTTACTATCCTTTTGGGAATATTACTCAGTACAAAATGTCTTGCTCAAATCTCTCCACCAGGTTTGGGCAAGGCAAATACTGCTTTTTGGTTTGCCATTGGGTTAAACCAAAATATTAACAAAAAAGATAACATTTCATCTACTACTTATTTCGGGTTAGGACGAATTAGCAGACCAGATAACTACAACCTATTCAACAAACAAGCCTTATATGTAATAAATGAAGAAATAGCACATAGATTTAAGAAAAATTGGAAATACTCATTCGCTCTAAGTTACCGTTGGCAAAACAAATACAAAGCTACTCCTCCTTATGAATTTGACGTACCGAAAGCACGACAAGAACTAAGATTTTATAGTCGATTTTCATATCTCAATTCGTTTAGAAGATTAAACTATTCCTTCAGTTATCGACCAGAAATTCGTTTTTTTTACAACCCCGATTTCAGCACTACGACAAAAAACACTCAATTTCGTTCTCGCTTACGTGGAAAAGTGTCATTTAATCTAAATTCATTAAATACGCATAAAATTATTACGACAACAGAATTGTTGTTTTCTACTACTCATATGAGTCATTGGAGTAAGTTTGAATATCAAGAAGTTCGATTTTGTTTGTACTATTCAGTTTTATTCCCGAAACAAAAAATTGAACTTAATATCGGCTATATGAACGATTTGATAGGGAAATCATTTATAACCGATGTGAATTATCTTGCTTTCGACATAGTAATTAAAAACCCTTTCGAGAAATAA
- a CDS encoding YdcF family protein: MKNRKQKYKLVFTILLIWFFGHIAYITIDGLTNNKKNVDIAVILGNKVNEDGTLSVRLEKRLECGLNLYQNGQVKKIFVSGGLGKEGFYEGDKMKEYLIKKNVPDSLIIVDNYGNNTLATVNNTIKVKDSLNFKSIIAVSQYFHLTRTKMLFKKQGFKNISSASPKYFELRDFYSLFREFVAYYVG, translated from the coding sequence ATGAAAAATCGAAAACAGAAATATAAGTTAGTTTTTACTATATTATTAATATGGTTTTTTGGGCATATAGCTTATATCACAATTGACGGATTAACCAATAATAAAAAAAATGTAGATATTGCAGTAATCCTTGGCAATAAAGTAAATGAAGACGGAACACTTTCGGTAAGACTTGAAAAACGTTTAGAGTGCGGATTAAATTTGTATCAAAATGGACAAGTAAAAAAAATATTTGTTAGTGGTGGTTTGGGAAAAGAAGGTTTTTACGAAGGAGACAAAATGAAAGAATATTTAATTAAAAAAAATGTCCCTGATTCCTTAATTATTGTTGACAATTATGGAAATAATACTCTTGCAACTGTTAATAACACAATTAAAGTAAAAGACAGCCTAAATTTTAAAAGTATAATAGCTGTGTCACAATACTTTCATCTGACAAGAACAAAAATGTTGTTTAAAAAACAAGGTTTTAAGAATATTAGTAGTGCAAGTCCTAAGTATTTTGAACTTAGAGATTTCTATTCCTTATTTAGGGAATTTGTAGCTTATTATGTAGGATAA
- a CDS encoding DUF2004 domain-containing protein has translation MKQFKLPFFNKIVIENITEEQEYMSVVFQDRNIILMWFVENEIDDAYFKNANTILNDLDKFDEQSQLFLQTEFSNAQDKTVLEYLEFHLDELSEELHEIICKSTEKSEKTQKLLNALKLKSIAFHDDDIVADYVLNNEVSDEILAIFINKNGERNIAWES, from the coding sequence ATGAAGCAATTTAAACTGCCATTTTTCAATAAAATAGTTATTGAAAACATTACGGAGGAGCAGGAATATATGAGTGTAGTTTTCCAAGACAGGAATATTATTTTAATGTGGTTTGTAGAAAATGAAATTGACGATGCGTATTTTAAAAATGCTAATACTATTCTTAACGATTTAGATAAATTTGATGAACAGAGTCAACTGTTCCTTCAAACTGAGTTCTCCAACGCTCAAGATAAAACTGTTTTAGAATATTTAGAATTTCATTTAGATGAATTGAGTGAAGAGTTGCATGAGATCATTTGCAAAAGCACTGAGAAATCTGAAAAAACTCAAAAACTATTAAATGCATTGAAGCTAAAAAGTATTGCTTTCCATGATGATGACATTGTAGCAGATTATGTACTAAATAATGAAGTATCTGACGAAATTTTAGCAATTTTCATCAATAAAAATGGCGAGAGAAATATTGCTTGGGAAAGCTAA
- a CDS encoding SMI1/KNR4 family protein yields the protein MELELYKKLTTAGFNVVHALSKNEISKSLLERYANLPSDYLQFLKNFESISNSTNTAWFNLNSDFNGETGSEFKWNEFELLSLEWSEDDKEELMNIKEFWKFHIPIVLSVNDGYQFFAICLEDEKYGKIVHGQEPVFEDVSKICNSFIELIDLLEKKQIPNII from the coding sequence ATGGAATTAGAATTATATAAAAAATTGACTACTGCAGGGTTTAATGTAGTACACGCTTTATCTAAAAATGAAATTTCTAAAAGCTTGTTGGAACGCTATGCAAACCTACCTTCAGATTATTTACAATTTCTTAAAAACTTTGAAAGCATTTCTAATTCAACCAATACTGCTTGGTTTAACTTAAACAGTGACTTTAACGGTGAAACGGGCAGTGAGTTTAAATGGAATGAATTTGAGTTATTAAGTTTGGAATGGAGTGAAGATGACAAAGAGGAATTAATGAATATTAAAGAATTTTGGAAATTCCACATCCCCATTGTTTTGTCTGTAAATGACGGATATCAATTTTTCGCAATTTGTTTGGAAGATGAAAAATATGGCAAGATAGTTCATGGGCAAGAACCCGTTTTTGAAGATGTATCTAAAATTTGCAACAGCTTTATAGAACTAATTGATTTATTGGAGAAAAAGCAAATACCAAACATCATTTAA
- a CDS encoding immunity 17 family protein — protein sequence MEEKFQLVVDFFQQNPGYAYLLLSAVFLVYGIGNLINKDWAIDPANSTQKFNYEIFGHNAFRFVKGFLFILGAIAGIVGFFSTLD from the coding sequence ATGGAAGAAAAATTTCAACTAGTAGTCGACTTTTTCCAACAAAACCCAGGGTACGCTTATTTACTGTTGTCTGCTGTTTTTCTAGTATACGGAATCGGTAATTTAATAAACAAAGATTGGGCAATAGACCCTGCAAACAGTACCCAAAAGTTTAACTATGAAATATTTGGACATAATGCATTTAGGTTTGTGAAAGGCTTTTTGTTTATATTAGGAGCTATTGCAGGTATTGTCGGGTTCTTTTCAACTTTAGATTAA
- a CDS encoding cupin domain-containing protein: protein MERLSKKYISTKKMEWEVLGGGVSRQFLGYDNQIMMVKVKFDKGALGAPHQHFHTQATFCVSGKFEFEIDGEKKIVEAGDGVYIEPNLLHSAVCLEEGMLIDTFSPVREDFLSGGGVSYFGDK, encoded by the coding sequence ATGGAACGATTAAGTAAAAAATACATCAGCACAAAAAAAATGGAGTGGGAAGTACTTGGTGGAGGTGTATCTAGACAATTTTTAGGTTACGATAACCAAATCATGATGGTAAAAGTAAAATTTGACAAAGGTGCATTAGGTGCTCCTCATCAACATTTTCATACACAAGCTACTTTTTGTGTTTCAGGTAAATTTGAATTTGAAATTGATGGTGAAAAGAAAATCGTAGAAGCAGGAGATGGTGTTTACATTGAGCCTAACTTATTACACAGTGCAGTTTGCTTAGAAGAAGGAATGCTAATTGATACATTTAGCCCTGTAAGAGAAGATTTCTTAAGTGGTGGTGGTGTGTCTTATTTCGGAGACAAATAG
- a CDS encoding two-component regulator propeller domain-containing protein, whose translation MQRFSIRIFLTSVLYILTILGLNAQSSNQFLEKIEIKNGLSSNYPTSLIEDSNGFIWIGTNNGLNRYDGYKPKVFKYDPKDSNTISENWITSLLEDSNGDIWIGTEGGGLNLYNTTTGAITRFIHKKNDSTTISSDVVNRIYEDSKSRIWISTKNGLNLLDRSKQTFQHWIQPKECKNCDYSIKAVAEDDKGNLWVGDEFQGLYYFIPSSGKFTKTTLSDSNENALPSEFINDLYYSKGMLWVGTDNGLAILNTRTEPFKKVLLDENDKNSIGEMCIWKIYNDNDGSIWLSTNGSGLINYNLKTHDIKIYKSDGISAYKIGSNSIEDVIVDKSKNIWMATTGNGLNKFDLKNLNFSSWEKDNNNSNSLVNNGVRAMLQDLDGTIWIGTNNGLSRFNPKSNQYRNYVKDFSYRGDVKISRIRAIHRSKNNKIWIGTQSGGLYRYDPKQDKFILEVGFTNNTLASRIGHIQSIYETEDDILLIGTIGAGMVTYNTITNEIKSVYTKDNPNKILTSLTAYCVLKSSNSEIWIGSDRGLILLNTNTFEFKLWEHKEACENCIVGNKVRSLYRDNNNKIWIGTRSGLAIFDPESEKFEQYRIDDGLPSDIIFGILPGSDGNIWLTTPNGLSQTNPLNMQFKNITIPGNNILDMGGHSLGLNGNLLVGGTSGFTIFNPKDIKSNPYIPNVVFTDVKVNNAPIEFDKNISELNYINLPYDQNNLNFEFSALEFTNSQINTYKYKLEGFNDNWVEYGSKHDLTFTNLDPKTYVLKIKGSNNEGVWNEQETSLTIIIKPPFWKTLWFRILSILLIIGILFTIYYLRIKRLKNTEVMLQKEVSKQTKELVENNKKLEELHREKDGIIGIIAHDLRGPLNNIQGLSQLLESNENLDEKQKTYLSYINKSIKSGNSLITDLLIMSNVNHPEKTIELKDIELSDFIEEWEKSYIKRLEKKDQELRTFIDKKPLILHTDQKLVTRIFDNLMTNAIKFSNKGSKIDLSVNSNNDSIFISFKDYGPGISEADRKKAFKMFQKLTARPTDGESSHGLGLAIVKTLAEKLKGSIKIKSELGQGTEFIINLPKISKSSQLRP comes from the coding sequence ATGCAACGCTTCTCCATTAGGATATTCTTAACCTCTGTATTATACATCCTAACAATATTGGGGCTTAATGCGCAATCTAGCAATCAATTTTTAGAGAAAATTGAAATTAAAAATGGGCTTTCATCAAATTATCCTACAAGTCTTATTGAAGACTCTAATGGATTTATTTGGATTGGCACCAATAATGGATTAAACCGATACGATGGTTATAAACCTAAAGTATTCAAGTATGATCCAAAGGATAGCAACACAATCTCAGAAAATTGGATTACTAGTTTATTAGAAGATTCTAATGGCGATATATGGATTGGAACAGAAGGTGGCGGCCTAAACCTGTACAATACAACTACAGGGGCTATAACTAGATTTATTCACAAAAAAAATGATTCCACTACTATTAGTAGCGACGTAGTAAACAGAATATACGAAGATAGTAAGTCAAGAATTTGGATTAGCACAAAAAATGGATTGAATTTACTGGATCGTTCTAAGCAAACCTTTCAGCATTGGATACAACCTAAAGAATGTAAAAATTGTGACTATTCCATAAAAGCGGTAGCTGAAGATGACAAAGGTAACCTTTGGGTAGGAGACGAGTTTCAGGGGCTTTACTACTTCATCCCCTCAAGTGGTAAATTCACCAAAACTACTTTAAGTGATTCCAATGAAAATGCACTTCCTTCAGAATTTATAAATGATTTGTATTATTCAAAAGGTATGTTGTGGGTTGGCACAGACAATGGATTAGCGATATTAAATACACGTACTGAACCATTTAAAAAAGTATTATTAGATGAGAACGATAAAAATTCTATTGGCGAAATGTGCATATGGAAGATTTATAACGACAATGATGGGAGCATATGGTTATCTACTAATGGTAGTGGCTTAATAAATTATAATTTAAAGACACACGATATAAAAATATATAAGTCTGATGGAATCTCTGCATATAAAATAGGAAGTAATTCTATAGAAGATGTAATCGTAGATAAATCCAAAAATATCTGGATGGCAACCACAGGAAACGGATTAAACAAATTTGACTTAAAAAACTTAAACTTCAGTAGTTGGGAAAAAGACAATAATAATAGTAATTCGCTGGTTAATAATGGCGTGCGAGCAATGTTGCAAGATCTAGACGGTACCATATGGATAGGAACCAACAATGGTCTAAGCCGGTTCAATCCAAAGTCTAATCAATATAGAAATTATGTAAAGGATTTTAGTTACAGAGGTGATGTTAAAATTTCGAGAATCCGTGCTATTCATCGTTCAAAAAATAATAAAATATGGATAGGTACGCAAAGTGGTGGACTTTATAGATATGATCCAAAGCAAGATAAATTTATCTTAGAAGTAGGTTTTACAAATAACACATTAGCAAGTAGAATAGGTCATATACAAAGTATATATGAAACGGAAGATGACATATTGTTGATTGGAACTATAGGAGCTGGTATGGTTACCTACAATACAATTACAAATGAAATTAAGAGTGTATACACAAAAGATAATCCTAATAAAATCTTAACAAGCTTAACTGCTTACTGTGTATTAAAATCTTCTAACTCAGAAATATGGATAGGTAGCGACAGAGGTTTAATTTTGCTTAACACTAATACTTTTGAATTTAAATTATGGGAACATAAAGAGGCTTGCGAAAACTGTATTGTTGGAAATAAAGTTCGTTCCTTATATCGTGATAATAACAATAAAATATGGATTGGAACTAGAAGCGGCTTAGCAATATTTGACCCAGAATCTGAAAAATTTGAGCAATATAGAATAGATGACGGCCTACCCAGTGATATCATATTTGGAATTCTACCTGGCAGTGATGGTAATATTTGGCTGACAACCCCCAATGGATTGTCACAAACAAACCCGCTCAATATGCAATTTAAAAATATTACTATACCCGGAAATAATATTCTGGATATGGGTGGTCATTCTCTAGGCTTAAACGGGAATTTGCTAGTAGGAGGCACATCTGGGTTTACAATTTTTAATCCAAAAGATATCAAAAGCAATCCATACATACCTAACGTAGTTTTTACAGATGTTAAGGTTAATAATGCGCCTATAGAGTTTGATAAAAATATTTCAGAATTGAACTATATAAACTTACCCTATGATCAAAATAATTTAAACTTTGAATTTTCTGCTTTAGAATTTACAAATTCTCAAATCAATACATACAAATACAAATTAGAAGGGTTTAACGATAATTGGGTTGAATATGGTAGTAAACATGACCTTACTTTTACAAATTTAGATCCAAAAACATACGTTTTAAAAATTAAAGGCTCCAATAATGAAGGTGTCTGGAATGAACAAGAAACATCATTAACTATTATCATAAAACCACCTTTTTGGAAAACACTATGGTTTAGAATACTTAGTATTTTATTAATTATAGGAATACTTTTTACAATTTATTATTTACGTATTAAAAGATTGAAAAATACAGAAGTTATGCTTCAAAAAGAAGTGTCCAAACAAACAAAGGAACTGGTAGAAAACAACAAAAAACTAGAGGAACTACATAGAGAAAAGGACGGAATCATTGGTATTATTGCACATGACCTTAGAGGTCCTCTTAACAATATCCAAGGCCTTAGTCAACTATTAGAAAGCAATGAGAATTTAGATGAAAAACAAAAAACATACCTTAGCTATATTAATAAATCTATTAAAAGTGGCAATAGCTTAATCACAGATTTGCTTATCATGAGTAATGTAAATCACCCAGAAAAAACAATTGAATTAAAAGACATTGAGCTTTCTGATTTTATAGAAGAATGGGAAAAAAGTTATATAAAGAGATTAGAGAAAAAAGATCAAGAACTGAGAACGTTTATTGATAAAAAACCTCTTATACTTCATACAGATCAAAAATTGGTAACTCGTATTTTTGATAATTTAATGACCAACGCTATTAAGTTTTCAAACAAAGGAAGTAAAATTGATTTATCAGTAAATTCTAATAACGATTCAATATTTATTTCTTTCAAAGATTACGGCCCTGGTATATCTGAAGCTGATAGAAAAAAGGCGTTTAAAATGTTTCAAAAACTCACTGCAAGACCCACTGATGGAGAAAGCTCCCATGGGTTAGGTTTAGCTATTGTTAAAACATTGGCTGAAAAACTAAAGGGATCAATTAAAATAAAAAGCGAACTTGGGCAAGGTACTGAGTTTATTATCAATTTGCCTAAAATATCAAAATCTAGTCAATTAAGACCATAA
- a CDS encoding MBL fold metallo-hydrolase gives MKYYLIFIVLTLIYSCSDKPSSKNTSKTNTDQVLNKKSTSLIVLGTIQDAGSPHIGCIKECCKDLFKNPDKDRQVAALGLVDNNYSKKYLFEATPDIARQMKALSRDDIQSKNEMVDGIFLTHAHIGHYAGLMYLGKEATNAKNVTVFGMPRMKRYLETNGPWSQLVSNKNISLTQIEEEQSISLSPNLIVTPFLVPHRDEYSETVGYNIKGPHKTALFIPDIDKWNKWKKSIVEEIKNVDYAFLDATFYSGKEINNRDISEIPHPFMIESLEIFNELDMPNRNKVIFIHLNHTNPTIDINSDEAKKIINQGFNIARINDVYDL, from the coding sequence ATGAAATATTATCTTATTTTTATAGTACTAACATTAATTTATTCTTGTTCAGACAAACCATCTTCTAAGAATACGTCTAAAACCAATACAGATCAAGTATTAAATAAAAAAAGCACTTCTTTAATCGTCCTTGGAACTATTCAAGATGCAGGTTCGCCACATATAGGCTGTATTAAAGAATGTTGTAAAGACCTATTTAAAAACCCTGATAAGGATAGGCAAGTTGCTGCATTAGGCTTGGTTGACAACAACTACAGTAAAAAATATTTGTTTGAGGCAACGCCAGATATCGCAAGACAAATGAAAGCGCTATCAAGAGATGATATTCAGAGTAAGAATGAAATGGTTGACGGAATTTTTTTAACCCACGCCCACATTGGTCATTATGCCGGGTTAATGTATTTAGGAAAAGAAGCGACTAATGCAAAAAACGTTACTGTATTTGGCATGCCTAGAATGAAAAGATATTTAGAAACAAACGGCCCTTGGAGCCAGCTTGTTTCAAATAAAAATATTTCATTGACTCAAATTGAAGAAGAACAATCAATTTCACTTTCGCCAAATTTAATCGTTACTCCTTTTTTAGTACCTCATAGAGATGAGTATTCTGAAACGGTTGGTTATAACATTAAAGGCCCACATAAAACTGCTTTGTTTATACCTGATATTGACAAATGGAATAAGTGGAAAAAAAGTATTGTAGAAGAAATTAAGAATGTAGATTATGCTTTTTTAGATGCTACTTTTTATAGTGGCAAAGAAATAAACAACCGTGATATTTCTGAAATTCCACACCCTTTTATGATTGAAAGCCTTGAGATTTTTAATGAACTTGATATGCCTAATAGAAATAAAGTAATATTTATTCATTTGAACCACACAAACCCAACTATTGATATAAATAGTGATGAAGCAAAAAAAATAATAAATCAAGGTTTTAATATTGCGAGAATTAATGATGTTTATGATTTGTAA